From one Vicinamibacteria bacterium genomic stretch:
- a CDS encoding MBL fold metallo-hydrolase translates to MNVTRWSPAVLLLLNSVGLDAQELSPGYVDPAPVLRAAAEAIGAERLRCVTISGTGYTGKVGQQRLNAYEVDWPRGEPLTGYTRTMNWEAGTMREVFDREPGHNPASWKYGLGFRGGTPLQRNRRQLFFVDRSYGWHLDGPESEPTAAPPEDAARWQLDLWLNPHGFLKAAQLPGANPRAVWRWELGEMGRDGATTTPEKVTVVSITVLGKYRVDATINQESLLQRIHTWIPDPVLGDMNYEHEFTNESYVDVGDGVRFPTGWHHHEGWDDNYQAQSINAGHNAFGGTFADIRPNECGDPVIPPDSVRQAEFSVRVETVELADGVWLLGGASHNSVAVEFHDYVAVVEAPIDEARNLAVIEEVVRLVPDKPIRFLVNTHQHHDHIGGLRTYMHIGATIITHWKNYDFYTRDVLNYAPRTLQPDMVSLWPPTELAEGYQYETVRENYWLNDGTRSMHISYVQPLDHVEGMLLAYLPAEKILIEADLYDAPGAGRPAPMTPTAANRSLLRHVERLGLPVETIAPIHGPAVLWSDFLAFVRPGS, encoded by the coding sequence ATGAACGTCACTCGATGGTCCCCGGCGGTTCTCCTTTTGCTCAATTCCGTGGGGCTCGACGCGCAAGAGCTTTCGCCCGGCTACGTCGATCCAGCACCCGTGTTACGCGCGGCCGCCGAGGCAATCGGCGCCGAGAGATTGCGCTGCGTCACGATTTCCGGAACCGGCTACACCGGAAAAGTCGGTCAGCAGCGTCTGAACGCCTACGAGGTCGATTGGCCCCGTGGGGAGCCCCTGACGGGCTACACGCGTACCATGAACTGGGAAGCCGGAACCATGAGGGAAGTCTTCGATCGCGAGCCGGGACACAACCCCGCCTCGTGGAAATATGGCCTGGGCTTCCGGGGTGGCACGCCGCTTCAGCGCAACCGACGTCAGTTGTTTTTCGTCGACCGGTCCTACGGCTGGCACCTGGATGGGCCGGAGAGCGAGCCTACGGCGGCGCCACCGGAGGATGCCGCGCGGTGGCAGCTCGACCTGTGGCTCAACCCGCACGGCTTTCTGAAGGCAGCGCAGCTGCCCGGCGCCAATCCGCGCGCGGTCTGGCGGTGGGAGCTCGGCGAGATGGGCCGCGACGGCGCGACGACCACACCGGAGAAGGTGACGGTGGTCTCCATCACCGTGCTCGGCAAGTACCGCGTCGATGCCACGATCAACCAGGAGTCGCTGCTGCAGCGAATCCATACCTGGATTCCCGATCCGGTTCTCGGGGATATGAACTACGAGCACGAGTTCACCAATGAGAGCTACGTGGACGTCGGCGACGGCGTTCGTTTTCCGACGGGATGGCATCACCACGAAGGTTGGGACGACAACTACCAGGCACAGAGCATCAACGCCGGACACAACGCTTTCGGCGGCACCTTCGCGGATATCCGCCCGAACGAGTGCGGTGACCCGGTGATCCCGCCCGACTCGGTGCGCCAAGCCGAGTTTTCCGTGCGCGTCGAGACGGTAGAGCTCGCCGATGGCGTCTGGCTTCTCGGGGGAGCATCGCACAACAGCGTTGCCGTCGAGTTCCACGACTATGTGGCCGTGGTCGAGGCGCCCATCGACGAGGCTCGTAACCTGGCGGTGATCGAAGAGGTCGTGCGGCTCGTGCCCGACAAACCGATTCGCTTCCTGGTGAACACCCATCAACATCATGACCACATCGGCGGGCTTCGTACTTACATGCACATCGGAGCCACCATCATCACCCACTGGAAGAACTACGATTTCTATACCCGCGACGTGCTGAACTACGCTCCCCGGACCCTGCAACCCGACATGGTGTCACTCTGGCCACCGACGGAGCTCGCCGAGGGTTACCAGTACGAGACGGTTCGGGAGAACTACTGGCTGAACGATGGGACGCGCTCGATGCACATCTCCTACGTGCAGCCGCTCGATCACGTCGAGGGGATGTTGCTGGCGTATCTCCCCGCGGAGAAGATCCTCATCGAAGCGGATCTCTATGATGCCCCTGGCGCTGGACGCCCGGCCCCCATGACGCCCACCGCCGCCAACCGGAGTCTTCTTCGTCACGTCGAACGGCTGGGGCTTCCGGTCGAGACGATTGCTCCCATCCATGGGCCGGCCGTTCTCTGGAGTGATTTCCTCGCGTTCGTAAGGCCAGGGTCATGA